The window TCCAGGGTCTATTACGATGAACGCATCAATTGCAAACAGGTGGTCTTTTTATAGTGAAAATTAAAAATTTGATCATGGTCATATTTTTTTCAGTTGTTCCGGCCTTGGCCGTGCCGGTGCCAAGCCATGCCGGAAATGCGGTTACCGATGCTGCGGGGCGCAGCATTCAGGTTGATGCACCCTTTACCCGGATTATCAGCCTGTACGGCGCCCATACTCTGAATTTGAAGACCCTTGGGCTTAACGATGAAATCATCGGGGTTTGTCCCATGGACGAGTGGGCGGGCAAACCGGAATACTCCTACCATGACGGACTTGAAAAGTTTCTGGCTGCCCGGCCGGACCTGGTTTTGATCCGGCCCATGATCGACCGGGCCTATGCTGCGCTGGTCAAGGGCCTGGAAAAAGCAGGTATTGTTGTTGTCTCCCTTCAGCCCGGCAGTCTGGACGAAATGTTTGATTACTGGGTGGTTCTGGGTACCCTGACCGGCAAAGGTGACCGGGCACGGCAGATGATCGCCTCATTCAAGGATGAAGTTGCAAAAATTGGGACCCTGACCCGTGCGCTTCCCAATAAAAAGCGGGTCTATTTTGAGGCCATTCATTCCCGGATGAAAACCTTTACACCCGGCTCCATGGCCATCTTTGCCCTGGAAACAGCAGGCGGGGTGAACCTTGCCCGGGACGCGTCGTCCGTCAGGGGCACCAATATCGCCTTTTACGGCAAGGAACGCATTTTATCCCATGCCCATGAGATTGATGTCTATCTTGCCCAGAAAGGCACCATGAACCAGCCCACCCTGGAGATGATTAAAGATGAGCCAGGGTTTAATGTGATCCGGGCGGTAAAGGAAAATCAGATCTTTATTGTGGATGAAAAAATCGTATCCCGTCCCACCATGGATCTGCTCAAGGGCATTCACACCATTGCAGAGATTCTTTATCCCGGGCTGCTTGACAAAGGCGCTGCCCAATGAGGGGGATCGTGGTGGCAGGAACGCACTCCGGGTGCGGAAAAACCACCATAACCCTGGGGCTGATGGCGGCATTCCGGCGCCGGGGAC is drawn from uncultured Desulfobacter sp. and contains these coding sequences:
- a CDS encoding ABC transporter substrate-binding protein encodes the protein MKIKNLIMVIFFSVVPALAVPVPSHAGNAVTDAAGRSIQVDAPFTRIISLYGAHTLNLKTLGLNDEIIGVCPMDEWAGKPEYSYHDGLEKFLAARPDLVLIRPMIDRAYAALVKGLEKAGIVVVSLQPGSLDEMFDYWVVLGTLTGKGDRARQMIASFKDEVAKIGTLTRALPNKKRVYFEAIHSRMKTFTPGSMAIFALETAGGVNLARDASSVRGTNIAFYGKERILSHAHEIDVYLAQKGTMNQPTLEMIKDEPGFNVIRAVKENQIFIVDEKIVSRPTMDLLKGIHTIAEILYPGLLDKGAAQ